The genomic region AAATGCATTCAGTAGATAAGGAAGTTCCAACACATTATGGAATTTCATTTCGGATTTCAGGTTTGAATATGTTAGCTGTGTGAGCCAAAGAGAACCCCAAACTAGTAAATTCAGACACACAGATTATATTATATTCTTTTTACGTACCCGCAAAATATCATCTGTAAGAGTGCCCCTACCTGGGCCTAGTTCCACCAGTTGGAGAGTTTTAGGTTTGCCAGTGGCCATCCATTCACTAACATACCATATTCCTATTAACTGTTGAGAAGAAACACACAAAACTTATTAGGatttatagcaggggtaggcaacctatggcacgtgtgccaaaggcagcacacgagctgattttcagtggcactcacactgcccaggtcctggccactggtccagggggctctgcattttaatttaattttaaatgaagcttcttaaacatttttaaaaccttatttactctacatacaacaatagtttagttatatgttatagacttatagaaagagaccttaaaaatgttaaaatgtattactggcacgcgaaaccttaaattagagtgaataaatgaagactcagcacaccacttctgaaaggctgccgacccctgatttatagCATTAGTGATACATACACCTGCATTTCACCTGTAGAAACcaaaacatttaaattattttaccaGTCTTACAGCATGGGTCTGCACTGAAAAGTGGCTATGTAAAAATCTCATTCTTTTACTAAGCAGCCAACATGACTCCTGAACCTCTAGAgcacgggtgggcaaactttttggcccaagggccacatcttggTATGCAAATTGTGTGGAGGGCCATAAATGCTAACGAaattgggggctggggtgcaggagggggtgatggctctggctggggatgcaggctatggagtggagccagaaatgaggtgttcagggtgcgggagggggctccatgctgaggcaggggatttgagtgcggggcgggggggaggaggaaggacaccagctgggagtgcgggctctggggtaggcctagggatgaggggttgggggtgcaggaggttaATCCGGGCTAGGACAGATGGATTTGGAGGATGGgaaggggatcaggactggggcagggggctgggttgtgggagggggtcaggggtgcaggctccaggcagtgcttactcAAACAGCTCCCAGGAGCAACGGCATGTTCCCCCTCCGGCTCTGTCCGCTGCCCTGTCTataggcactgcccctgcagctcccattggccacggttcccagccaatgggagctgcaggggtagcgcttggggtgggggcagcatgcagagccccctggctgcccctacatgtaggagctggacggGGGACACGCCCCTGCTTTTGGGAGCCgcacggagtggggcaagccctggaccctgctccccggcgggagctcgagggccagattaaaacatctggagggccggatgtggccctcaggctgtGTTTGCCCACCCTGCACTAGAGGGAGCAGATCTGATTACTGTCAGCCCTGAAGAACTAAAACAGGGCTCTGGGAGATTGAGCTGGATTCTTGTCTGGCTTGTGCATCAAAATAATTGTTAACTAACGATCAGATGCAAGTCACTTGTGGATACCAATTTAGTTACACATAGGCAACCAGCACTGATACAATACCTTTTCATAAGtgcaactgaaagcagaatttggcctgtacAGTCTTTATTACTGGTAATGATGCATCAGTCAGAAAGCATGGGATCTAAAAGTCAAGCTGTGTTCTGAGTTCAAGCCTGGAAGTTACAATAGTTTTTTGTTTATGAACCAAACAAATTTGGTGAAAATAATTTATACATAATACACGTGAAGGCCCCAAATGCTTTTTTCTTTCAACAAAGTCACTTTTCAGATGTCTGTTTATTTTTGCTTCTCAACAAATGTTATCAGCACTGGTAACATATATGACCACATGTTCATAAACTGTATTTCTAACAGTATGTTTTAAAGATGAAaggaacatttaatttttttttttatatattaccTCCCCAAAGATTTGACTTATTTCAGGTGAAGTAACAAAATCCCCTCTTTCTCCCAGCATGTCATGGTGTATATAGTAACCCTAAagtaaagtaaaaaaataaatgaataatatcACATTTATTTTCCGATCAGTAATATGTAAGCCTTCATATTCTCCTgagctttaaaaattaaatcacTTTCCAGTCTACTGAACAAATGTAGTCATTTTAATactgaaaaaaatgaaacaaatccAAAATACCCCACAAAACTCCTCCTATGGAAAATGGCGAGAGTTTGATTGATGCAACAACAAATTTTACATCAaagaaaaataagaaataaacttGGGTTTGTAGAAGAAAAAGAGTTAAtcttaaaacaattaaaaactgatttttattaCTGAGCCTATTACTTCCCCTTTTTAGGAGTCCCTAGAAATCTGAACCTGACAGTGTTCTGTACGACAGCTTAACTTTCTATGATCATTTGATCAGCGTGGGTTAAAATTACAAAGTTGTCAATTCCATTTGAGAGAGGACAGTCTGATTTGTACAGCACTCGGAATTAATTATTTTGCAGACTTTACAACCAACTAAAGAAGTCATTCTTCACATCACAACAGAATTGAGCATTGCCATAATAACTGAAATTAACAAGGTGGAAGAGGAGATGGTGCCAAGCTAACTAGAACAGAGACGCATCTAATAAGATATTAAATAGCTAAGGGGCTAGTCAGGAGAAACAGGTGGTTCTTCCAGAGATAatgctgctgctgatggcagtGCAATGCAAGTGAGAGGTGTACATCTCAAATTATAAAGGAAAATTTTGCCAGGACTGAGGAAAATCTCACTAATGAACCCTCCTCCCATCTCTCACCTGCCTCCCCCAACTGAATGATCACAGCATTTTCCAAGGAGGGAATTTTTGTGTAGTTTTCCTAACATCTGACACTTATGACTATTTCAGTAGGAGACCCAAATGATGGCAGTGATGGAATTCCAGCATATCTTATCCTATTAGTCCTCTGAAGGAAAGCATGCACACAAAGTGACACTGGCAGCACCTTCTGGGATGTCTGTCCTGTCCTACCCCCAGAGAGTTGGGAGGAGGACCAGACAACCTGATTACACAGGCACATTTAGGAATCTACACTGCAAACCACCCCTCTGCTTCCCATCTCCACCCTAAATAAAGCTTCCCCAAACCAGTTATAGGAAGGCAACTGTGTGCCACCGTTAGCTATGTTGGTTACTAATTAACAATGTGATATGTGGGCACAAACAATGTGATGTGTGTGCAAGGCCAACCATTAGCAAGTTACCAGCCTGGTTACAAACCAAATTATGAGCTGGTGTAGTTTATCtatcaaaagaaacaaaaacatgcTTTGaaaaaggcagcaaagaatcctgtggcaccttatagactaacagacattttgcagcatgagctttcgtgggtgaatacccacttcttcggatgcaagtgggtattcatccgaagaagtgggtattcacccacgaaagctcatgctgcaaaacgtctgttagtctataaggtgccacaggactctttgctgcttctacagaaccagactaacacggctacccctctgatatttgaaagAGGGGAGTTTATCGGAGGTAAAGGATTATCCCATCAATGTGTTGCGATGTTATCTGTTCCACACTAACTGCATTCGGCAGCACCGTGCTGTGCACGTACCTTCACAGGATTAGTTAGGACTTCCCGCATATATTCAGCGACTGTAATAGGGCCGGTTGACTTTATTTTGAACACGAGATGCTTTAGCATTGGAGTAACGCGACTGCTGTCTTCTGCTTTGCTTCCGGCACTGAAACACCGGCGTCTCCATGCAGCCGCGACATCTGGAGAAGCGTTAGGGGAAGAAAACACACGGACAGGAAGGGTTTTCGTTATGTGACTAGCTGGGACGCGTGCGGGAAAGGGGGGACCCCGACCAGCTgcaaagctgggggggggaggacttGGCCCGGCGGCCGGTCACGTTAATGCCAGCGAGGAAGCGCTGCAGACACAAGCCCCGCGCGCCGGGGCTGGGGATAACCCCGCCCCCGCGGTGTCCGGGGGCCGCGCTGAGcgcggggggtggcaggcggcgTCCGAGCTCCAGCCTGACCCGCTCCCTGCTGAGCTCGGGGCGCGGGCGCCTTTCCCCCAACGCCCCCGAGGGACTCGGACGCGGAGaagcagccggggagggggggcgcagAGCGCTGTCGGGACCCGGGCGCGGCGCTGGGCCCGGCTGTTACCATGGTGACCGAGAAGTCGCTGCTGCCAGGAGACACCGAGGACAGCCGCGAGCAGAGTGCGCCGTGCAGGCAGCCGGGCCATGTTTGCGGCACCCGTGCCCTTTGACCTTCCACCTCTGACCTGACGCTGCCAGTTCCTGGCTGCTGTGTATGTTCCCTCCACCTCGAATACAGGCAGGCGACTGAGTCCTAGGCCGGGCCAGGCACAGGCGATGCTTGCAGGTACGAGGGTTTCCCTGACTGGGGCGCGGCCACCCCTTTCTCCCTTCTCAGACACCGGAACCTTTTTCATTCTCCAGCTATCTTGCCGGACCTGCCACCTCCCAAGGGCTCTGTCCGGAAGTAGCTGGAGCGCATGCACAGTGCGGCCGCGGCCAGCAGCGCGGGGATGGCGGGGCCGGCCGGTCTGAGGGAGCTGGACGAGACTGATGAGGAGGATGGAGCCGAATCCGGCTTCacgctgcaggaggtgctgcgccTCGGGGGCACCAAGGTGAGAAGGCGTCGGGGAGGGACGGCAGCGCGCTGCGGGCACGCGCGTGAGCACGTGGGGCCCTGAGagggcgcagccccccccccccccgggcgcgtGGCGGGTGCCGGCCGGCGCGAGGGCTGACGCGGGCCGGAGGCGTtagagggagcggggggaggggggcgtagCCGGCAGGGAGCCCGCAGGCCGTTGATACTCCCCCGCGCGCTGATCCTTACCGGGCGGGCGGGCAGCCGCTCTGGGGCCCGTAGCagttcccagccagagcctctcTTCTTGCCCGTGGCCCCCTGGCACGCGCCTGGCCTGTGCGGTCACTGATCCAGTCCCCAAACTGGCCCATGAGGGAAaaccacagcctcctgggcaccCACCATGAGTGTTTTTCCTTCTGTGTTAAAAAAAAgcaatggagctatacctatgtcatagaactggaagggaccccaaaaggtcagcaagtccagccctctgctttTACTAGCCAgaccaagtactaattttgccccagatctgtaagtggccccctcaaggattgaactcacagccctgggtttagcaggccaatgctcaaaccattgagctatccctctccccgtACAATATTTGTATGGTGCCTGTTAATGTCGCTGTTTGCTTTTATAAAtatttgattttgtgtgtgtgtgtgtgtgcttttgctTCATGCAGCAAGATTATATCATGCTGGCTGCTCTGGATGAGACAGAGGACCTAGTGGATGGTGGTAAACAAGGAGCAATTGATGACCTGGGGCAAGGTGAACTAGAAGAATTTATCCAGTCACTAGGTGTGTGCAAATATGCAAAAAAATTCATGGTggtagaggaggaggaaaaaaaggacAAGCcagcaaagaaagagaaaatcaGCAAAAAGGAAACCAGTGCCCCTTCCctagaaggaaagaaagaaaaccaagtaaaagaaaacaaaggaaaagcaCAGATAAATGATGGCAAAGATGGGAAGAAGAAGCCAGCTCAGCGTAATGAAGAGCACATTCCTACAGTGCCAGTggtaaagaaagagaaacaagAAGAGGTGTTTGAATTTCATGCTAGGCAAGTACTGCTGATCAAACCAGGGGGCAAATGGTATGATCTAGAGTACACCAATGAATTCTCTTCTGAGCAACAAAATCAGGTGTTCGTATCAAAGTATAAAGCCTTGGCCCAAAGACTGTATCAGCAGGAGGCAGACCTGTATAAGAGTAAGACAAAACTTCAGAAGGGGGCCTCCTCAGCTTGGATGAACAATGTTGTGTCATCAGGTACGCTAGCTGACAGAATGGCAGCCATGACCCTTCTTATCCAAGACGGGTCTGTCCACGCTCTCCAATTTATTGAGACCTTGGTGAACCTTATCAAAAAGAAGGGCAGCAGGCGTCAGAGCTTAATGGCTTTGGATACTTTCAAGGAGCTTCTCTTGTCAGATCTGTTACCAGACAATCGTAAACTCCACACTTTCTCTCAACACCCTTTCAACAAAGTGGAGAAGCTTTCAAGTGGCAACAGAGATTCAAGGGACAGGCGATTGATATTATGGTACTTTGAGCATCAGCTGAAACACTTGGTGGCAGAATTTGTGCAGGTATTAGAAACACTGACTCATGATTCTCTGGTGGCAACTAAGGCTCGAGCCCTTGCAGTTGCTTATGAGCTTCTCTGTAACAAGCCAGAGGAGGAGAAGGCTCTTCTTGTGCAGTTGGTAAATAAACTGGGAGATCCTCAAAACAAAATAGCCACCAAAGCCTCTTATCTTCTGGAGACCTTACTTCATAAACATCCAAACATGAAAGGAGTAGTGTGTAATGAAGTGGAGAGGCTTCTCTACCGATCAAACATTAGCCCAAAAGCTCAATATTatgcagtttgttttttaaatcagataGTCCTCAGCCATGAGGAAAATGATCTGGCTAACAAACTGATAACTCTATATTTTTGCTTTTTTCGGAGTTGCATCAAGAAAAAAGAAGTTGAATCCAAAATGCTTAGTGCTCTTCTGACTGGGGTGAACAGAGCTTACCCTTATGCTCAGATTGGTGATGAGAAAGTGAAAGAGCAGATGAACACTTTGTTTAAGGTGCTACATCTTGTGAACTTCAGCACCAGTGTGCAGGCCCTGATGTTGCTTTTCCAAGTAATGGACTCTCATCAGACTGTATCAGATAGATATTACGCAGCATTGTACAAGTAAGTGATTGATAAATTCTCTGACTGAATGATCGAAATTTCATTTTATGAAATGGTAACTGTTAACTAAAAATACTGGTGTAGAAACACATGAAGCACTTTATTTTGTCATTAATGGCTTCTCTGGTCAGTTTCCAATCTTGCTGTGCTAAAATTTCTGATGTTTGTTATTAAATGCTTACCTATGAGTCCCTCCCTCCTATAATGCACATTGTAAAGAGTAAAGAAATGGCAATGACATGCCAATCACACAGGTCATCAAAACAGAACATTTAAACTTAACCCATTGGTCATGCATTGTTTTCCAGTTGCATGTTTTAACCACATACTTAAAGTTTGGAACTTCTTGATAGTCACCTTCTTCTGTAACCTGTATTCTAGCTgtctaatttttgttttaataacagTTTGCCTAAACTCTTGTATCCATACTTTTGTGGTGGGCAAGAGGTTGAGAATCCATGGGACtggttctcaaacggggggtaCACACAGGTCTTCCACGGGGTGCATTCACTTATCTAGATATGTGCCTAGtgttacaacaggctacataaaaagcactagcgaagtcagtacaaactaaaatttcatacaatgacctgtttatactgctctgtatactatacactgaaatgtaagtaaataCTATAttacaattgatttattttagaattacatggtaacaatgagaaagtaagccatttttcagtaatagtgtgttgtcacacttttgtatttttatgtctgattttgtaagctagtagtttttaagtgaggtgaaacttggggtatgcaagataaatcagactcctgaaagggctacagtagtctggaaaggctgagagccactgagttAGACTATGCtagaggctctgcattttaaaaccATCCTTTTTGCAGCTGACTGTTAGGAATTCCCTTCAAAACTGTCACTTCTTAACTGGCCAAGGAAAGTCACTGATTAATCCAGGGCACTCATATTACCCTTTGTTCCTCTTTGTGCAAAACATGCTGCTTCTGCAGCGCCTTCCAGCCCTAGCTGACCTGAAGAATAAGACAGTGGAATTCTGACTGGCCCCAGGTGTTTGGCCTGACTGTGGAGTGCTCCAGTGGGCTGATCCTTTTCTTTCCGCTTTTTAAAATAGTTGTTTCTGTTCTTTGAAAGTGTGAGGAGATTACATAGATCAATTTAACCTATtctttttgacattttaaaacctGATCATGAAGTTTTGCTTTCTATTGAGACATGTCCAACCTTTTCTTACACACAGGTTGTTTCTCTGTCACTTGACAGTTCAGAAATGTGTTTTTCATGTTAAATATTGTATATAGATGTCCCAGCAGGTGTCATCATTAACAATTCAGTATTCACTGTACTATTTTCCTATACAGTAGAATAAGAACTAACTACTCTTTCAGATACCACTATGTAATATTAAAAGGTAAATGTTAATACTAATGGTAACAACGCTATAATAGTTGGGATTATCAGTAACATTTGCTTCTATTTATCTATGTTTTCCACAGGAAGCTGCTGGATCCAGGGTTAGCAGCATGTTCAAAGCAGTCCATGTTTCTTAATCTTGTTTACAAGTCTGTGAAGGCAGATGTTGTGTTGCGGCGGGTGAAGGCCTTTGTGAAAAGATTACTTCAAGTCACCTGTGGACAAATGCCACCATTCATTTGTGGAGCCCTGTATCTTGTGTCCGAGATTCTGAAAATAAAACCAGGATTACGAGTTCAACTACAGGATCATGTGGTATAGTGTGACTTTTAACAACTTCTGTAATAGTGTGTTGGGTCTCCGCTTACTAGCTTTGATAACACTAAaacctttgggtttttttccaaatCTGTTTTTCTTGACAAGTGATTCTGGTCCCTTTGGCTTTATTAAATGTATTCATGAACTTCTC from Mauremys mutica isolate MM-2020 ecotype Southern chromosome 3, ASM2049712v1, whole genome shotgun sequence harbors:
- the CEBPZ gene encoding CCAAT/enhancer-binding protein zeta isoform X1; the encoded protein is MHSAAAASSAGMAGPAGLRELDETDEEDGAESGFTLQEVLRLGGTKQDYIMLAALDETEDLVDGGKQGAIDDLGQGELEEFIQSLGVCKYAKKFMVVEEEEKKDKPAKKEKISKKETSAPSLEGKKENQVKENKGKAQINDGKDGKKKPAQRNEEHIPTVPVVKKEKQEEVFEFHARQVLLIKPGGKWYDLEYTNEFSSEQQNQVFVSKYKALAQRLYQQEADLYKSKTKLQKGASSAWMNNVVSSGTLADRMAAMTLLIQDGSVHALQFIETLVNLIKKKGSRRQSLMALDTFKELLLSDLLPDNRKLHTFSQHPFNKVEKLSSGNRDSRDRRLILWYFEHQLKHLVAEFVQVLETLTHDSLVATKARALAVAYELLCNKPEEEKALLVQLVNKLGDPQNKIATKASYLLETLLHKHPNMKGVVCNEVERLLYRSNISPKAQYYAVCFLNQIVLSHEENDLANKLITLYFCFFRSCIKKKEVESKMLSALLTGVNRAYPYAQIGDEKVKEQMNTLFKVLHLVNFSTSVQALMLLFQVMDSHQTVSDRYYAALYKKLLDPGLAACSKQSMFLNLVYKSVKADVVLRRVKAFVKRLLQVTCGQMPPFICGALYLVSEILKIKPGLRVQLQDHVESEEEEHFHDLEEAEEDEEKFTDADKEMAAERKSMMESSVKEDDTNSAASWVHHQNMGGGKNSSCYDPLHRNPLFCGAESTSLWELKKLSEHFHPSVALFAKTILEGDYIQYAGDPLQDFTLMRFLDRFVYRNPKLHKGKENTGSVVMQPKKKQLMNDVRSLAVNSKEFLAQDESKIPVDEVFFHRFYKKLDKEKRKRPVEEESVEDVDDDEFERILDSFEGDSYFDTVSKDDIDFAGNIKNKPQGGKKSKRDEECSDDLEDSDDEDEFNEMDDEVVSLGSMDEEFGDDIDEEGGAFMDVSEDDNSPDVNSKDQVKSVSKKGKRKKDTDFAGSFEGSKQQKKRKLKDTSMLAAAEEFGTLLDENVTSKFDNIGMNAMANKDNASVKQLKWEAERDNWLHNRDVKNIIKKKKQFKHKGLKNKHKGKKSRK
- the CEBPZ gene encoding CCAAT/enhancer-binding protein zeta isoform X2 — protein: MLAALDETEDLVDGGKQGAIDDLGQGELEEFIQSLGVCKYAKKFMVVEEEEKKDKPAKKEKISKKETSAPSLEGKKENQVKENKGKAQINDGKDGKKKPAQRNEEHIPTVPVVKKEKQEEVFEFHARQVLLIKPGGKWYDLEYTNEFSSEQQNQVFVSKYKALAQRLYQQEADLYKSKTKLQKGASSAWMNNVVSSGTLADRMAAMTLLIQDGSVHALQFIETLVNLIKKKGSRRQSLMALDTFKELLLSDLLPDNRKLHTFSQHPFNKVEKLSSGNRDSRDRRLILWYFEHQLKHLVAEFVQVLETLTHDSLVATKARALAVAYELLCNKPEEEKALLVQLVNKLGDPQNKIATKASYLLETLLHKHPNMKGVVCNEVERLLYRSNISPKAQYYAVCFLNQIVLSHEENDLANKLITLYFCFFRSCIKKKEVESKMLSALLTGVNRAYPYAQIGDEKVKEQMNTLFKVLHLVNFSTSVQALMLLFQVMDSHQTVSDRYYAALYKKLLDPGLAACSKQSMFLNLVYKSVKADVVLRRVKAFVKRLLQVTCGQMPPFICGALYLVSEILKIKPGLRVQLQDHVESEEEEHFHDLEEAEEDEEKFTDADKEMAAERKSMMESSVKEDDTNSAASWVHHQNMGGGKNSSCYDPLHRNPLFCGAESTSLWELKKLSEHFHPSVALFAKTILEGDYIQYAGDPLQDFTLMRFLDRFVYRNPKLHKGKENTGSVVMQPKKKQLMNDVRSLAVNSKEFLAQDESKIPVDEVFFHRFYKKLDKEKRKRPVEEESVEDVDDDEFERILDSFEGDSYFDTVSKDDIDFAGNIKNKPQGGKKSKRDEECSDDLEDSDDEDEFNEMDDEVVSLGSMDEEFGDDIDEEGGAFMDVSEDDNSPDVNSKDQVKSVSKKGKRKKDTDFAGSFEGSKQQKKRKLKDTSMLAAAEEFGTLLDENVTSKFDNIGMNAMANKDNASVKQLKWEAERDNWLHNRDVKNIIKKKKQFKHKGLKNKHKGKKSRK